One Ornithorhynchus anatinus isolate Pmale09 chromosome 2, mOrnAna1.pri.v4, whole genome shotgun sequence DNA segment encodes these proteins:
- the COL10A1 gene encoding collagen alpha-1(X) chain, with amino-acid sequence MNFQIAFLLLFCLNIVHGGFYPERYPSPTGIKGPPPSGKTQFFLPYTIKSQGVPVRGDQGPTGPPGPAGPRGLPGPLGPPGKPGFGSPGPQGQPGVPGPPGPSAVGKPGLPGLPGKPGERGPYGEKGDAGPAGLPGPRGPNGPPGIPGPAGISVTGKPGQQGPLGPPGPRGLPGEKGAPGQPGMLGPKGENGYGAPGRPGERGQPGLQGPMGPSGPAGLGKPGENGSPGQPGVKGDRGFPGEKGQAGIPGPQGPRGEPGVAGLGKPGANGTPGLPGAPGTKGHPGVPGLAGPPGPLGLGKPGLPGIKGQRGPEGLPGMPGVKGEQGPAGRPGEPGLDGAPGSTGPQGPKGVPGAHGLPGPKGEAGPVGPAGYPGAKGERGLPGSDGKPGYAGQPGLDGPKGSPGFPGPKGEPGPGGAPGLPGPAGAAGAKGGVGQDGGPGPRGSPGIPGSRGPAGPPGTPGFPGAKGDPGSPGLPGPAGLAIKGLTGPSGPPGLPGPRGHDGEPGLPGPPGPPGPPGPAAVAEDFLKGGQRPSLTGTPLGSATQGLGGARGVAFTVILSKAYPASGAPIQFDKILYNRQQHYDPRTGIFTCQVPGLYYFSYHVHVKGTHVWVGLYKNGTPIMYTYDEYKKGYLDQASGSAVVDLAENDQVWLQLPNAESNGLYSSEYVHSSFSGFLFAQI; translated from the exons ATGAATTTCCAGATAGCCTTTCTGCTGCTATTTTGTTTGAACATTGTTCATGGAGGGTTTTATCCTGAACGATACCCATCGCCAACGGGCATAAAGGGACCGCCACCCAGTGGGAAGACTCAATTCTTCCTTCCGTACACCATAAAGAGTCAGG GTGTGCCAGTGAGAGGAGACCAAGGCCCCACCGGCCCACCCGGACCTGCTGGTCCCCGGGGACTGCCCGGCCCTTTGGGACCTCCAGGAAAGCCAGGTTTCGGAAGCCCAGGCCCTCAAGGCCAGCCGGGGGTACCAGGGCCACCGGGACCATCTGCCGTCGGGAAGCCAGGTCTGCCAGGTCTGCCGGGGAAACCCGGCGAAAGAGGACCTTACGGGGAGAAAGGAGACGCTGGTCCTGCTGGTCTCCCAGGACCCAGGGGACCAAATGGGCCACCTGGAATTCCTGGCCCGGCTGGAATTTCAGTCACAGGGAAGCCAGGGCAGCAGGGGCCATTGGGGCCACCGGGGCCAAGGGGCCTCCCAGGGGAGAAGGGAGCCCCGGGCCAGCCTGGCATGCTCGGTCCAAAGGGAGAAAATGGGTATGGGGCTCCTGGGCGCCCAGGGGAGCGAGGACAACCAGGTCTACAAGGTCCCATGGGCCCCTCCGGACCTGCCGGGCTAGGGAAACCAGGGGAAAATGGGTCCCCGGGACAGCCGGGAGTCAAAGGGGACCGGGGCTTCCCTGGGGAGAAAGGCCAAGCTGGTATCCCTGGGCCCCAGGGACCCCGTGGGGAACCGGGAGTGGCGGGACTCGGCAAGCCAGGGGCTAACGGGACTCCAGGACTGCCGGGGGCTCCGGGAACCAAGGGTCACCCGGGCGTTCCAGGCTtggcgggacccccgggaccgctGGGgttggggaagccgggattaccAGGAATCAAGGGGCAGAGGGGCCCCGAAGGCCTCCCTGGGATGCCTGGTGTCAAGGGGGAGCAAGGCCCAGCGGGTCGCCCTGGGGAGCCGGGGCTGGACGGGGCCCCAGGGAGCACGGGACCTCAGGGACCAAAAGGGGTGCCCGGTGCCCACGGTCTCCCGGGGCCCAAAGGGGAAGCCGGCCCCGTGGGGCCGGCAGGATATCCTGGTGCCAAAGGGGAGAGGGGCCTCCCAGGGTCGGATGGGAAACCGGGCTACGCGGGGCAGCCGGGTCTTGATGGACCCAAGGGATCCCCGGGTTTCCCGGGGCCGAAGGGTGAGCCTGGGCCCGGCGGAGCTCCCGGGTTACCAGGCCCGGCGGGAGCAGCGGGAGCTAAGGGAGGAGTGGGGCAGGATGGTGGCCCCGGCCCCAGGGGCTCCCCGGGGATCCCCGGCTCGAGGGGGCCGGCTGGCCCTCCCGGCACCCCCGGCTTCCCGGGAGCTAAAGGGGACCCGGGATCCCCGGGGCTGCCCGGCCCAGCGGGCCTGGCCATTAAAGGACTCACTGGTCCCAGCGGCCCTCCCGGGCTGCCCGGTCCCAGGGGCCACGACGGAGAGCCCGGcctcccggggcccccggggccccccggacCTCCCGGCCCGGCTGCCGTGGCCGAGGACTTCCTAAAAGGCGGCCAGAGGCCCAGCCTGACAGGAACACCGCTAGGCAGCGCAACCCAGGGCCTGGGGGGAGCGCGTGGGGTGGCGTTCACGGTCATCCTCTCCAAGGCCTACCCAGCCTCGGGCGCGCCCATTCAGTTTGACAAAATCCTATACAACAGGCAGCAGCACTACGATCCCAGGACCGGAATCTTCACCTGCCAGGTGCCGGGGCTGTACTACTTCTCGTACCACGTGCACGTGAAGGGCACGCACGTCTGGGTGGGCCTCTACAAAAATGGCACGCCCATAATGTACACCTACGACGAGTACAAGAAAGGCTATCTAGACCAGGCTTCGGGGAGCGCCGTCGTCGACCTCGCGGAAAACGATCAAGTGTGGTTGCAGCTCCCCAACGCGGAATCCAATGGCCTGTACTCTTCTGAGTATGTCCACTCGTCTTTCTCGGGATTCTTATTTGCCCAAATCTAA